Proteins from a genomic interval of Pseudodesulfovibrio nedwellii:
- a CDS encoding IMP cyclohydrolase, whose protein sequence is MSDLKKMYHTLQQDPFPADMKLTLGDQELVFKKRTWEIEGETKGLRYGENPDQPAALYELTKGQLEVGGVKFIGQGQGLVSALTEEHMLQAGKHPGKTNLTDVDNALNILQYLSAKPAALILKHNNPCGAAWTNEGVSVALKRAFEADRIAAFGGAVIVNRKLDLATAELINSVYFEVVAAPEFDDDALVELKKKKNLRILQIPGITKLESLVQSPFLDIKSLSDGGMVVQFSFRNAILKTEDFIPATAEKNGNQFVARAPSKQEADDLLFAWAVEAGVTSNSVLFVRDGVTTAIGTGEQDRVGCVLLAVTKAYIKYSDLLSSKELGMSLFELKLAAIKDPEMKAKLDDIEKRTEEARGGLPGSVVVSDGFFPFRDGVDLCMNQGVTAIAQPGGSIRDNEVITAVNEASPQVAMVFTGQRSFKH, encoded by the coding sequence ATGAGCGATTTGAAAAAAATGTACCATACCTTGCAGCAAGACCCATTTCCAGCTGACATGAAACTGACTCTGGGTGACCAGGAATTGGTTTTCAAAAAACGCACTTGGGAAATTGAAGGCGAAACCAAAGGGTTGCGGTACGGCGAGAACCCGGATCAACCGGCAGCATTGTACGAATTGACCAAAGGTCAACTTGAAGTAGGCGGCGTAAAATTCATCGGCCAAGGGCAGGGACTGGTGTCCGCATTGACCGAAGAACACATGCTTCAGGCAGGCAAACACCCCGGCAAAACAAATTTGACCGACGTGGACAACGCCCTAAATATTTTGCAGTACCTGTCCGCCAAACCAGCCGCGCTCATTCTCAAACACAACAATCCCTGTGGCGCAGCATGGACCAACGAAGGCGTATCCGTTGCCTTGAAACGGGCCTTTGAAGCGGACCGCATAGCAGCCTTCGGTGGAGCTGTAATCGTCAACCGCAAGCTTGACCTTGCCACTGCCGAACTTATCAACTCCGTCTATTTTGAAGTAGTGGCTGCCCCTGAATTCGACGATGATGCCTTGGTTGAACTCAAAAAGAAAAAAAATCTTCGCATCTTGCAAATCCCCGGCATCACCAAATTGGAAAGTCTGGTCCAAAGTCCATTTCTGGACATCAAATCCCTGTCGGACGGCGGCATGGTTGTTCAATTCTCCTTCCGTAACGCCATTCTCAAAACGGAAGATTTCATTCCGGCCACTGCGGAAAAAAACGGCAATCAGTTCGTAGCTCGTGCTCCGAGCAAACAGGAAGCGGATGATCTGCTTTTTGCCTGGGCTGTTGAAGCCGGTGTGACATCCAACTCAGTCCTGTTTGTACGCGACGGTGTGACCACAGCCATCGGAACCGGTGAGCAAGACCGCGTCGGCTGTGTCCTTCTGGCTGTAACCAAGGCGTACATCAAGTACTCCGACCTGTTGTCATCCAAAGAACTCGGCATGTCGCTGTTCGAATTGAAACTGGCGGCCATCAAAGACCCAGAGATGAAAGCAAAACTTGATGATATCGAGAAACGCACCGAAGAAGCCCGTGGCGGACTGCCCGGCTCTGTAGTGGTGTCAGACGGATTCTTCCCCTTCCGTGACGGCGTGGACCTGTGCATGAATCAAGGCGTAACAGCCATTGCCCAGCCCGGAGGCTCCATCCGTGACAACGAAGTGATTACTGCCGTCAACGAAGCCAGCCCGCAGGTGGCCATGGTCTTCACAGGACAGCGTTCCTTCAAACACTAA
- a CDS encoding SemiSWEET family sugar transporter, whose translation MNITPIEIIGLIAGFCTTFSFLPQVVRTWRTKSVDDISLRMYLLLCFGILLWLYYGISMQSVALVLTNGVSLILTSSILVMKVLYRNRGRQ comes from the coding sequence ATGAATATAACACCCATAGAAATAATAGGCCTGATCGCTGGTTTTTGTACCACGTTTTCATTTTTACCGCAGGTCGTTCGAACATGGCGAACCAAGTCCGTGGATGATATTTCACTGCGCATGTATCTGCTACTTTGTTTTGGCATTTTGCTGTGGCTTTATTATGGTATTAGCATGCAGTCAGTGGCACTGGTTCTTACCAATGGAGTCAGCCTGATTTTGACATCCTCCATCCTTGTCATGAAAGTTCTGTATCGTAATCGAGGACGACAATAG